From the Daucus carota subsp. sativus chromosome 8, DH1 v3.0, whole genome shotgun sequence genome, one window contains:
- the LOC108198179 gene encoding berberine bridge enzyme-like 25, translating to MPNEPQKTVQDDGSSGSLEDSKTVSVNFIGQFLGPKEGLLSMMNKRTAYKIPFKAKSDFVDKPISREGLEGLWKILLQQEPGRTNFLFTSYGGKMAEISESAIPFPHRAGTLYMMYMRVRTDGDTSNAMKWIRGLYKYLTPYVTSSPRAAYVNYNDLDLGVNNLQGPTSYKQASRWGKKYFKDNFNRLVRIKSVVDPGNFFRHEQSIPPFS from the exons ATGCCTAATGAACCGCAGAAAACTGTACAGGACGATGGTTCTTCTGGCAGTTTGGAAGATAGTAAAACGGTGAGCGTGAATTTTATAGGACAATTTCTTGGACCAAAAGAAGGACTACTGTCGATGATGAACAAGAG GACTGCCTATAAAATTCCTTTTAAAGCCAAATCAGACTTCGTGGACAAGCCCATATCGAGGGAAGGGCTTGAGGGGTTGTGGAAAATCCTTCTCCAGCAAGAGCCTGGAAGAACCAATTTCCTATTCACCTCGTACGGTGGAAAGATGGCGGAAATATCAGAATCTGCAATTCCATTCCCTCACAGAGCAGGAACCCTGTACATGATGTACATGAGAGTGCGGACTGATGGAGACACATCCAATGCCATGAAGTGGATCAGAGGCTTGTACAAGTACTTGACTCCTTATGTTACCAGCTCTCCCAGAGCTGCATACGTCAATTACAATGATCTAGACTTGGGAGTGAACAATCTTCAAGGCCCTACCAGCTACAAGCAGGCCAGTAGATGGGGCAAGAAATACTTCAAGGATAACTTCAATCGGCTTGTTAGAATCAAGTCCGTAGTTGATCCTGGTAACTTCTTCAGGCATGAGCAGAGTATTCCTCCTTTCTCTTGA
- the LOC108197500 gene encoding probable F-box protein At4g22030, translating to MASLQATTLLFSSSCSSFSTKTNCQRSITTRASLNIPNNALSSLSLPKFQQRGSNVEELDFRRATNNYTQTHPGDTSPLSSYEETSSDPVVMAKLYAIMDSVADRIEMHKNICEQRNNWNSLLLTSINTITLAATTMVGIAATSSADGTALLSLKMTSTLLFMAAAGMLVMMNKIQPSQLAEEQRNATRLCKQLHSQIQTTIAIGNPTTRDVREAMEKVLAIDKAFPLPLLGKMLEKFPSAVEPAVWWPQQRRKQPKGLGNGMYKNGWSERLEKEMKEIVGVLGKHDKADYIRLGKKALKINKVLAVSGPLLTGLAAVGSVLVGNSSSPTVGAVGSVLGIVAGGMASVANTLEHGGQVGMVFELYRSNAGVFKEMEEYITSNLEEKDVERRENGEILEMKVALQLGRSLSGLRDRADKGQFDEEFGSKLF from the coding sequence ATGGCAAGTCTTCAAGCCACAACTTTGTTGTTTTCctcttcttgttcttctttctCAACTAAAACCAATTGCCAGAGAAGCATAACAACAAGAGCTTCCTTAAATATTCCCAACAATGCTTTAAGCTCTTTGTCTCTTCCAAAGTTTCAACAAAGAGGGAGCAATGTAGAGGAGTTGGACTTTAGAAGAGCTACTAATAATTATACGCAAACTCATCCCGGAGATACTTCTCCTCTGAGTTCTTATGAAGAAACTTCCTCTGATCCGGTTGTGATGGCTAAGCTTTACGCGATCATGGACTCTGTAGCCGACAGAATTGAGATGCATAAGAACATTTGTGAGCAGAGAAACAACTGGAACAGCTTATTGTTAACATCCATCAACACGATTACACTTGCAGCCACGACTATGGTTGGCATAGCAGCTACAAGTTCAGCAGATGGAACAGCTTTACTATCTTTGAAAATGACTTCCACTTTACTTTTCATGGCAGCCGCAGGTATGCTAGTTATGATGAACAAGATCCAACCATCTCAATTGGCTGAGGAACAAAGAAACGCGACAAGATTGTGTAAGCAACTCCACAGCCAGATTCAAACAACGATAGCCATCGGTAATCCAACCACTCGAGATGTTAGAGAAGCAATGGAGAAAGTATTGGCTATTGACAAAGCCTTCCCGCTTCCATTACTTGGAAAAATGCTTGAAAAATTCCCAAGTGCAGTGGAACCTGCAGTGTGGTGGCCACAGCAAAGGCGAAAACAACCAAAGGGACTTGGAAATGGTATGTATAAAAACGGATGGAGTGAAAGGCTAGAAAAGGAAATGAAGGAAATAGTTGGAGTTCTGGGGAAACATGATAAGGCCGACTACATTAGGCTGGGCAAGAAAgctttaaaaataaacaaagtgTTGGCTGTTTCGGGTCCTTTACTAACAGGGTTAGCTGCTGTTGGTAGTGTTCTTGTGGGGAACTCTTCAAGTCCTACTGTTGGTGCAGTGGGATCCGTTCTTGGCATTGTGGCTGGAGGAATGGCTAGCGTTGCAAACACATTAGAACACGGTGGACAAGTGGGAATGGTGTTTGAATTGTATAGGAGTAATGCAGGCGTATTTAAAGAAATGGAGGAGTACATAACATCAAATTTGGAGGAGAAGGACGTGGAGAGGAGAGAAAACGGAGAAATTCTTGAAATGAAAGTGGCTTTGCAATTGGGAAGGAGTCTATCAGGGTTAAGAGACCGAGCTGATAAAGGACAGTTTGATGAAGAGTTTGGAAGCAAGCTGTTTTGA